The genomic stretch TATGGCCCTATTGATGAGAAGGGGAAGCTTCTTTTTGTCCAGCCTTATCCGCGAAATTTGCCATTATCATACGGATTGATCACCCCATACGCTGATGCAGAAACCAGCCGCCTATATTATGCTTCAAATATGGAAGGGGGCTATGGGGGCTACGACCTGTATTATGTTAATTATTACAAGGAAGGAGATCGATTGATTTTTTCCGCGCCGTCCAATTTGGGCGAGAAGATCAATACAACATCCCATGAAAGGGATCCGTTTGCTTATAAGGGGGACTTTTACTTCGCCTCAGAGGGGCATTCCAATTTTGGAGGAACAGATATTTTTAAGGCCAACTTGCTGTCAGGTGGGGTTTTTGGCCAAGCTGTAAACCTCGGCGAGAAAGTCAATTCAGTAAGTGATGATTTTGCTTACCGACAGTTTGGTGATGAAGAAATTTATATAAGCTCCAACAGAAAGGGAGAGGAGGGGCTGGATGATATATACAGGTTGCTTCCTGGCCGTAGGAGGTTATTGGTGAAGGTAATGGACTGTAATGGAAATGTTTTGGAAAATGTCCAAGTGGCCCTTCATCAAATCGACGGGGACAGTGTGGAATGGGAGAAGAAAGAGGAAGGGGAATTTCTAGCGGATTTGTCAGCGGAGCAAAGGTATAAGGTTGAAATAGATCTAGAGGACTACTTTCCGGTGGTCGATAAGAGTATCTCTAGTGTCGGATTGGATTCTGGGACAATCAAAAGAGCGTATTATTTGGCCAAGGTACCTACAGCTGATATAGCCATCACAGACATCATCTATTATGACCTTGATAAAAGCCTTATCAGAAGGACTGAGCATGAAATCCTTGACGATGTCGCTGAAGTTATGGAGATGTATCCACAGCTGACATTGGAAGTGACTTCCCATACGGATTCCAGGGCTTCTCATGGCTATAACCAGCGACTGAGTAAAAGAAGGGCAAAGGCCGTGGAGGATTATTTGAAAGGAAAGGGAGTTCCCCTAGAGCGGATAAATGCCAGGTGGTTTGGTGAAGAGCATTTAGTGGTAGATTGTCCAGATGGTAAGGATTGTAGTGAAGACCAGCATCAACTGAACAGACGAAGTGAGCTCGTCCTAAGGGTTTCGGTAGAGGATTGGGTAGATAACGAAAAGACGTACAAGGATTATTGTTCACTTACCAGTTCACTTGACGAACTGCTAAGCAAAGCCGAAGCCGACAAGCTGAAGTTTAGAGGAAGGGAAGTTCGCTTGAAAGGAGAGCAACTAATGACTTTGGAGCGTCTGAAGCTGTTTTTGGAAAAGAACAAGGAGGTAGCATTGCTATTTGTGGGTTCATTTGACCAAGAGCTTTTTGAGGACAGAGTATCCATGGCTTTGGTCTATTTGACAGCAAAGGGGATATCCCCACAAAGAGTGTCCAGGAAATGGTTTGAGGATGAAGATGAAATTGAGGCTGCCAAGTACCGATCCCGAATGGCTTCTTTTGATAATGGACTTAAGGAAGTAATAATTGAAATAGAATGATACCGCATAGATATAAAATATTGCTTGTTACGAACCAGGCTCTGATGATCTTGTGCATGATTTGTGGAATTGTCAATGCACAAACCATCAATTATGGTAAGGTGGTCATTAAAGAAGGAACCACAGTCTCCACGCTGTTTGCTTTAGAGAATAAGCCGGAAGCTACCTTGGTCAATGATGGAACCTTATATGTGTATTCCCATTTTAAAAATGACGGGATATTCAACTTTACCCAGGGAGGGTACGCTGGAATGACGAGGTTTGTAGGGCAGACTGGAATTCAGAAAATTACAGGCAGTCAAATTGCTGAATTGAACGATGTGGTTTTTGATAATGCCAGTGACCCATACGCCTTTCAATTGGAAGGTACACTTAGCGTAACGGGAAATGGTGATTTTTCACGTGGTATTGTCCAAAGTGATGGATACGGAGGCTTGATCATTTTTGAAAAAGGAGCCTCACACAGCAATACCTCCGACATCAGCCATATGGATGGATTTGTTCAGAAAATTGGAGATGAATCTTTTATTTATCCCGTCGGAGATGGTGGGTTTTATAGGCATGATGGAATATCCGCTCCATCAAATGACCAATATTCCATAGAAACCAACTATTTCTTTGAGGATCCCGATCCAAGTTACCCCCGAGCCCAGAAAGAAGCTAAAATCCAGGTCATTGATGACTCGGAGTATTGGGTTTTGAACAAAGTCGAGGGAGGGGATGAAGATGTGGACGTAATACTTTCTTGGCGGGATGTGACGACACCGGCATTTATTTTAGGAGAAGAAAAAAGCCGTCTTCATATCGCAAAATGGGACGAGGAAAATGAGCAGTGGATAGATATGGGAGGAGAGGTAGATCTGGCAAACTATACCGTCACCGCACCGGCAAAATTAGCTGCCACCGGCGTGTATACTTTTGCTTTGGTGCAAGAAGGGGCGACAGATCTTCAAGTCACCAAAACATCATTTGAAAAAGTGGTGTGGGAAGGGGATGATCTGGAGTATGAGATCCGAGTTCAGAATAACAGTGATATCAATGCCACCGATGTAATGGTGGTGGATAACCTGCCACCTGGAACACGCTATAAGGAAATGGTGGTAGAGTCCGCTTTTGGACTGTTGGAGTATGAGTTGGAAGTTAGTGGTCAGACCTTGATGTGGAGTGTTCCGGCATTTCTGGCCGGCGATGAAATGGTCATTACGTTGACCATAACCACAGAAGGAGAAGGAACCATTATGAATTCGGTAAAAGTGAATTCAAACGAAGAAGATACCAATCCAGAGAATAACGAAGACCAGGATATTAACAAGGTCAATAAGTTTTTCATTCCAAATGTCATTACGCCGAATGGAGATATGGATAACGACGTCTTCAAGATCAATGGTCTGAATAGATTTAAAGAAAACAGGATCACTATCTTTAACAGGTTTGGCGATCATGTTTTTGAAGCTGAAGATTATCAGAACGATTGGGCAGCAAAAGGCTTGGTGGATGGCACCTACTTTTATATGCTGGAGGTCATGCTTGAAAATGGCCAAAAAGATGAGTTTAAAGGATGGATCCAGGTAATCAGGACTCCAATTAAATAATTTGATAAGTATAATTAAGAAAATATACCAAAACGATATGAGCATGAAAAATTTACTTTTAGTGTTGTTGTTTTGCTTGGGGGCAAGATATGCAAGTGCTCAAGTAGGGATTGGAGCCGATGTACCAAATCCATCATCTCAATTGGAGATAGCATCATCAGATAGAGGTGTTTTGATTCCAAGAATTGGTCTAACGAGCATTACGGATACCGAGACCATAACAGGAGGGAATGTGGAGAGTTTATTGGTTTATAATACTACGGACAATGATTTGATTTCTCCAGGCTATTATTACTGGTATGAAAATAAATGGAGAAGATTGGGGGCTGATGACGATCATCCAAGTAATATAGTCTATGATCCGGAAAAGAACCAGTTCTTCTATATCAATGAATCTGGCGAACTCGTCGAAATAAGCATTGAGGAATTGTTAAATGAGACGGTGACGACGCTGGTGGACAACGGAGACGGCACCTATACCTACACCTCGGAGGACGGTACGGCGACGTTGGTGGACGTACCTTCGGAGATCATCAATCAGCTCACCACTGGCGAAGGAGACGTTTATGAGAGCATCACGAACCTTATAGAAGAAGTGGGCGGGAACGTGCACTATGACGGGACGACCAACGAGTTCACGTATGTTGATGCGAGCGGCGATGAGCAGGTGATCAACATAGAAGAGCTGGTAAAGTCAAACGAGACGGTGACGACGCTGGTTGATAATGGAGACGGCACCTATACCTACACATCGGAAGACGGTACGGCGACGTTGGTGGACGTACCATCCGAGATCATTAATCAGCTCACCACTGGCGAAGGAGACGTTTATGAGAGCATCACGAACCTTATAGAAGAAGTGGGCGGGAACGTGCACTATGACGGGACGACCAACGAGTTCACGTATGTTGATGCGAGCGGCGATGAGCAGGTGATCAACATGGAGGCGCTGGTAAAGTCAAACGAGACGGTGACAACGCTGGTTGATAATGGAGACGGCACCTATACCTACACCTCGGAGGACGGTACGGCGACGTTGGTGGACGTACCATCCGAGATCATCAATCAGCTCACCACTGGCGAAGGAGACGTTTATGAGAGCATCACGAACCTTATAGAAGAAGTGGGCGGGAACGTGCACTATGACGGGACGACCAACGAGTTCACGTATGTTGATGCGAGCGGCGATGAGCAGGTGATCAACATAGAAGAGCTGGTAAAGTCAAACGAGACGGTGACGACGCTGGTTGATAATGGAGACGGCACCTATACCTACACATCGGAGGACGGTACGGCGACATTGGTTGACGTACCTTCGGAGATCATCAATCAGCTCACCACTGGCGAAGGAGACGTTTATGAGAGCATCACGAACCTTATAGAAGAAGTGGGCGGGAACGTGCACTATGACGGGACGACCAACGAGTTTACCTATGTTGATGCGAGCGGCGATGAGCAGGTGATCAACATGGAGGCGCTGGTAAAGTCAAACGAGACGGTGACGACGCTGGTGGACAACGGAGACGGCACCTATACCTACACATCGGAGGACGGTACGGCGACGTTGGTGGACGTACCTTCGGAGATCATCAATCAGCTCACCACTGGCGAAGGAGACGTTTATGAGAGCATCACGAACCTTATAGAAGAAGTGGGCGGGAACGTGCACTATGACGGGACGACCAACGAGTTCACGTATGTTGATGCGAGCGGCGATGAGCAGGTGATCAACATGGAGGCGCTGGTAAAGTCAAACGAGACGGTGACAACGCTGGTTGATAATGGAGACGGCACCTATACCTACACCTCGGAGGACGGTACGGCGACGTTGGTGGACGTACCATCCGAGATCATCAATCAGCTCACCACTGGCGAAGGAGACGTTTATGAGAGCATCACGAACCTTATAGAAGAAGTGGGCGGGAACGTGCACTATGACGGGACGACCAACGAGTTCACGTATGTTGATGCGAGCGGCGATGAGCAGGTGATCAACATGGAGGCGCTGGTAAAGTCAAACGAGACGGTGACGACGCTGGTAGACCACGGAGATGGAACCTTTACCTATACCGATGAAACGGGAATATCCGTCACTTTTGATGCCAATACCACCTTAGTGACCGACAACGACGACGGAACATATACTATCACCAACGACAATGGAACAGAAGTGACTATAGATGTTGCCGGTGATGTTATCGAGAATATTCAAAATGAAGGTGGTATTTATAATGAGATCACTGATGTCATAGCCCAGAACGAAACGCTTACCAGTGCCACCTTTGATGCTACAACAGGCATCTTAACCTACAATGATGAAGATGGGGTTGCTACTCCGTTAGACTTAGGAGCGATGATTCCTAATTTCGAGACGTTGACTTCCATAACACAGGATGCAGCAGCCGGAACCATTACCTATGTAGATGAGGATGGAGAAGAAAATGTATTACAAGTCGGTGATTTAATCGCCCAGAACGAAACGCTTACCAGTGCCACCTTTGATCCTACAACAGGTATCTTAACCTATAATGATGAAGATGGGGTTGCTACTCCGTTAGACTTAGGAGCGATGATTCCTAATTTCGAGACGTTGACTTCCATCACTCAAGATGCAGTAGCAGGCACAATTACTTACACCGATGAGGATGGAGCAGAAACCGTTTTGCAAGTGGCAGATTTAGTCGCCCAGAACGAAACGCTTACCAGTGCCACCTTTGATGCTACAACAGGCATCTTAACCTACAATGATGAAGATGGGGTTGCTACTCCGTTAGACTTAGGAGCGATGATTCCTAATTTCGAGACGTTGACTTCCATAACAC from Echinicola soli encodes the following:
- a CDS encoding OmpA family protein, translated to MKKVIALISVLLVTLTASGQSSMLRYAEQQKEQTNYKVAAEVYEKAYNRRPTYTSAKNAAYCYSKNNEYNLSIEWWKKAFVFTDEYTDEDITGFLSAAQALGKRDQMVDYLTKNGISQKGYGQEAPRPTTAHGSEDRVQYLEAINSTAADFILAKDTYGNRYFVSDRGELLDNVRVKKLRFDVKSRVYDRDIYEWTGREYLKIYRQDKDGNIGAINMAGSGFMHMSDPSIVNIEGVDYMFFSVTRDLKEKRKSRDFVIHPELYYGPIDEKGKLLFVQPYPRNLPLSYGLITPYADAETSRLYYASNMEGGYGGYDLYYVNYYKEGDRLIFSAPSNLGEKINTTSHERDPFAYKGDFYFASEGHSNFGGTDIFKANLLSGGVFGQAVNLGEKVNSVSDDFAYRQFGDEEIYISSNRKGEEGLDDIYRLLPGRRRLLVKVMDCNGNVLENVQVALHQIDGDSVEWEKKEEGEFLADLSAEQRYKVEIDLEDYFPVVDKSISSVGLDSGTIKRAYYLAKVPTADIAITDIIYYDLDKSLIRRTEHEILDDVAEVMEMYPQLTLEVTSHTDSRASHGYNQRLSKRRAKAVEDYLKGKGVPLERINARWFGEEHLVVDCPDGKDCSEDQHQLNRRSELVLRVSVEDWVDNEKTYKDYCSLTSSLDELLSKAEADKLKFRGREVRLKGEQLMTLERLKLFLEKNKEVALLFVGSFDQELFEDRVSMALVYLTAKGISPQRVSRKWFEDEDEIEAAKYRSRMASFDNGLKEVIIEIE
- a CDS encoding T9SS type B sorting domain-containing protein, with product MIPHRYKILLVTNQALMILCMICGIVNAQTINYGKVVIKEGTTVSTLFALENKPEATLVNDGTLYVYSHFKNDGIFNFTQGGYAGMTRFVGQTGIQKITGSQIAELNDVVFDNASDPYAFQLEGTLSVTGNGDFSRGIVQSDGYGGLIIFEKGASHSNTSDISHMDGFVQKIGDESFIYPVGDGGFYRHDGISAPSNDQYSIETNYFFEDPDPSYPRAQKEAKIQVIDDSEYWVLNKVEGGDEDVDVILSWRDVTTPAFILGEEKSRLHIAKWDEENEQWIDMGGEVDLANYTVTAPAKLAATGVYTFALVQEGATDLQVTKTSFEKVVWEGDDLEYEIRVQNNSDINATDVMVVDNLPPGTRYKEMVVESAFGLLEYELEVSGQTLMWSVPAFLAGDEMVITLTITTEGEGTIMNSVKVNSNEEDTNPENNEDQDINKVNKFFIPNVITPNGDMDNDVFKINGLNRFKENRITIFNRFGDHVFEAEDYQNDWAAKGLVDGTYFYMLEVMLENGQKDEFKGWIQVIRTPIK